One window of the Scyliorhinus torazame isolate Kashiwa2021f chromosome 24, sScyTor2.1, whole genome shotgun sequence genome contains the following:
- the LOC140400040 gene encoding histone H2B-like, which yields MADEKKPTSKPASKKGAKKVIKKPAGKGGKKRRRSRKESYSIYIYKVMKQVHPDTGISSKAMSIMNSFVNDIFERIAGEASRLAHYNKRSTISSREIQTAVRLLLPGELAKHAVSEGTKAVTKYTSSK from the coding sequence atggctgacgagaagaaaccaacatcgaaaccagcttccaagaagggagccaagaaagtcattaagaaaccggcaggaaagggcggcaagaagcggcgaaggtcgaggaaggagagttactccatctacatctacaaagtgatgaagcaggttcaccccgacaccggcatctcctccaaggccatgagcatcatgaactccttcgtcaacgatattttcgagcgcatcgcgggtgaggcttcccgcctggcccattacaacaagcgcagcaccatcagctcccgggagatccagaccgccgtgcgcctgctgctgcccggggaactggccaagcacgccgtgtcggaagggacaaaggcggtgaccaagtacaccagctccaagtaa